One region of Planktothrix sp. FACHB-1365 genomic DNA includes:
- a CDS encoding ABC transporter transmembrane domain-containing protein, whose amino-acid sequence MVNLIQKVNRIKGNELLLLNDPQTLWIVQSGSLAVFITLFEGKESKGSRRYLFEVKAGEALFGANPQEKRGILAVALEETELIPLNIDDLIADIKAGNSASLALLLSWINHWGEWLKGQKLTAPDNMLLADSSEYLSLEKGQALRSPSETITWVKLQQGEVCWMGIEELKLNPTFPVFPLGSRMWVLAKEEVELKVGIKAFEIDSQKPNFGEITLSTVTLFHEFLFYLLNFVEIKKKEEKFRRFQERERLNHQVTETALGELTGVLHPRQAELFAQGTPLLIAAGPVGRVLGITINPPPQSEDFNRVKEPLEAIANASQFRIRRVLLMGDWWKQEYGPLLAYTYSDKKPVALLPEKGNCYVLFDPVERTRTRVTKAVAQTLSPESYMFYRPLPPLIRHTAELFQFGTKGYEKNIIAIIGLGIIGTLLGMVTPQATAILVNDAIPDSNRLLLWQIGLVLVATAIGKSAFGMAQAILSLRVENAADGVLQPAVWDRLLNLKPAFFRAYSSGDLLTRLMAVSQIRSKLSGATQRTLLSAVFSLLNLALMFFYSWQLALVGIGLTLIAVIVTIVSSTLLIRKERQQETADGDINGLTIELINGVSKLRVSAAEGRAFAAWAKKYSQRIKLKADIKRIDDSVSVFNEALPLVSSILIFWFAMLFMQMALAKGESGLNIGTFLAFNSAFGTFISGVTDLSNTVTDVLGIIPLWERAKPIVQGKPESDSTKVDPGRLTGKIVMVLLHPPAIASSSESFNS is encoded by the coding sequence ATGGTTAATTTGATTCAAAAAGTTAATCGAATTAAAGGAAATGAACTACTATTATTGAACGATCCGCAAACCTTATGGATCGTTCAATCGGGTTCTTTAGCTGTGTTTATAACTCTTTTTGAAGGCAAAGAATCAAAGGGAAGTCGTCGATATTTGTTTGAGGTTAAGGCAGGAGAAGCCTTATTTGGTGCAAATCCTCAAGAAAAAAGAGGTATTCTAGCAGTCGCACTAGAAGAAACCGAATTAATTCCTTTAAATATTGATGACTTGATAGCAGATATTAAAGCAGGTAATAGTGCTAGTCTAGCTCTTTTATTAAGTTGGATCAATCATTGGGGAGAATGGCTAAAAGGACAAAAGCTAACTGCACCAGATAATATGTTGTTGGCAGATTCTTCTGAATATTTATCCTTAGAAAAAGGTCAAGCATTGCGATCGCCTTCAGAAACAATTACTTGGGTAAAATTACAACAGGGGGAAGTTTGTTGGATGGGGATTGAGGAACTGAAATTAAACCCAACTTTTCCTGTATTTCCCCTTGGATCTAGAATGTGGGTTTTAGCCAAAGAAGAAGTTGAGCTAAAAGTGGGGATTAAGGCATTTGAAATTGATAGTCAAAAGCCAAATTTCGGAGAGATTACCTTATCAACAGTCACTCTATTTCATGAATTTTTATTTTATTTATTAAACTTCGTAGAAATTAAGAAGAAAGAAGAAAAATTTCGCCGATTTCAAGAACGAGAACGTCTTAACCACCAAGTTACGGAAACGGCTTTAGGAGAGTTAACCGGAGTATTACATCCTCGCCAAGCCGAACTTTTTGCACAAGGAACACCGTTGTTAATTGCGGCGGGTCCAGTCGGTCGAGTGCTTGGAATTACTATCAATCCTCCCCCTCAGTCTGAAGATTTTAATCGAGTAAAAGAGCCATTAGAAGCCATCGCAAATGCGTCTCAATTTAGAATTCGTCGTGTTTTATTAATGGGGGATTGGTGGAAACAGGAATACGGCCCTTTATTAGCTTATACTTACTCAGATAAAAAGCCTGTCGCCTTATTACCCGAAAAAGGCAATTGTTATGTTTTATTTGATCCCGTTGAACGAACGCGAACGCGAGTTACAAAAGCAGTGGCGCAGACACTCTCCCCAGAGAGTTATATGTTTTATCGACCGTTACCGCCCTTAATTCGTCATACTGCGGAGTTATTTCAATTTGGAACAAAAGGGTATGAAAAAAATATTATTGCAATTATTGGGTTAGGAATAATCGGAACCCTATTAGGGATGGTAACACCGCAAGCAACAGCTATTTTAGTTAATGATGCAATTCCTGATAGTAATCGCCTTTTGTTATGGCAAATCGGATTAGTTTTAGTGGCGACTGCGATTGGTAAATCTGCTTTTGGGATGGCGCAAGCAATTCTATCATTGCGAGTGGAAAATGCGGCTGATGGAGTTTTACAACCTGCGGTTTGGGATCGACTGCTGAATTTAAAACCTGCCTTTTTCCGCGCTTATTCGTCGGGAGATTTATTAACACGATTAATGGCGGTTAGTCAAATTAGAAGTAAACTTAGCGGTGCAACCCAACGCACCTTATTAAGTGCTGTTTTTTCGTTATTAAACTTAGCATTAATGTTTTTTTATAGTTGGCAATTGGCTTTAGTGGGTATTGGTTTAACGTTAATTGCAGTTATTGTGACGATTGTATCAAGCACGCTTTTAATTCGGAAAGAACGACAACAAGAAACCGCCGATGGCGATATTAATGGATTAACCATAGAATTGATTAATGGCGTTTCAAAATTACGAGTATCCGCAGCCGAAGGACGAGCGTTTGCGGCTTGGGCGAAAAAATATAGTCAGCGAATTAAATTAAAGGCTGATATTAAACGCATTGATGATAGTGTTTCCGTGTTTAATGAAGCGTTACCTTTAGTTAGTTCGATTCTGATCTTTTGGTTTGCCATGTTGTTTATGCAAATGGCTTTAGCAAAAGGAGAAAGTGGATTAAATATCGGAACATTTCTAGCATTTAATTCTGCCTTTGGAACGTTTATTTCTGGTGTTACGGATTTAAGTAATACGGTAACGGATGTGTTAGGAATTATTCCCCTTTGGGAACGAGCTAAACCGATTGTACAGGGTAAGCCAGAATCCGATTCAACGAAGGTTGATCCCGGTCGATTAACGGGTAAAATTGTGATGGTACTGCTACATCCGCCTGCGATCGCATCCAGTTCAGAGTCATTTAATTCTTGA